In the genome of Pseudomonas sp. B33.4, the window CACATGAGCGACAAGGCTGATCGAGTGCGACGCTTCTCCCGCGGCGAATGCGCCAGTGGAACCCAGTGCCAGAAGAGCCAGTGGAGCGGCGATTGCGAATTTCTTGAACATCGTTATGTACCTGTTTTCTTGATAGGGGGATGAGCATTGAAAGTTCAAGAAAATACCTGCCCGAGTCGCTGCCCGAGTTGAACCAGGTGAACTTGAACTTTCAATGCCGGAGCATCATCGACTGTTAACTCTGGAAAGTAAGCAGGCAACTTCCGACAACTTCGTAGTTAAACAACCTCATGACCCGCAAGAAAAAAGAACAAAAAAACGATATCCGAAACAGTAACTGTAAGTTATGCCCTACAAACAGTTTAAGTTAAAAAACCATACAGTAACTTCACCCCGAGAGCACGGTAACTTGCAGTTATTTAGAACATATACTCTACAGCAAATAGAGCGATGACTTTAACTTCCAGGTTATCCCTTGCAAAACCCGTCTGAAAAATCATCGCTTGCATTCGAGGGATCGCTGCCGCTCGTCAGCCCAGGTCATCGCGCCGGGAAAAACGTCTTGCGCAAGGCTAAAGATATATCTTAAGTTGTATCTAAACACGACGAGAGAAGACAGAAATGAGAGACCATCATTCCCCCCACCGCGAACACGGCGATGGCCGTGACGGCTTCGAGAAGCGCCCCGGACGCGAGCGCGGCGGCCGTGGCCCCCGAGTGTTCGCCCCCGGTGACCTGAAATTGCTGTTGCTGGCGCTGGTCGCCGAACAGCCGTGCCACGGCTACGACCTGATCCGCCAGATCGAAGGCATGTTCGACGGCGCCTACAGCCCCAGCCCCGGGGTGATCTACCCGACCCTGACCTTTCTTGAAGAGAGCGAGCTGATCACTGGCGACGCCGAGGGCGGTAAAAAACGCTACAGCGTCACCGAGGCCGGTCGTTTGTCGTTAAGCGAACAAGCCGTGGCACTGGACGGTGTACGCATGCGCATCGACGTCAGCAAACGTTCGCTGCGTGGCCATGATCGGCCGCCGGAAATCCACGAAGCGGTACACAACCTGCGCCATGCCCTGCAAATGCACCATGGCCGCTGGAGCGCCGACGAAATCCTGCGCGTGCGTGACCTGCTCAACGACACCGCCAAAGCCATCGTCGACGGCCCTGCCGTTCAACCTGCCCCGGAGAAAGCCGAATGACTGCAGTCGATACCCAAACCATTCACCGCGTGATGCACGAAATCAAACGCCGCAAGCTCGAAGTGCTGCGCGTGGTCGACCTGACCCCACGCATGCGCCGCATCACCCTCGGCGGGCCGGAGCTGGCCGGGTTTATCAGCTTGGGCACGGACGATCACGTCAAACTGTTGTTCCCGCAGAACGCCGAACAGGTGGCCGCGCTGGAGACCATGGTGCTCGGCGCCGGCAAGGACGACGGGCCGAAGCCAGAGATGCGCGACTACACCCCGCGCCGTTATGACCTCGATGCGCTGGAGCTGGACATCGATTTTGTTCTGCACGGCGACGGCCCTGCGTCGACCTGGGCTGAGCAAGCCAAACCGGGGCAATTCCTGCACATCGGCGGCCCGCGCGGTTCGATGATCGTGCCGGACATTTTCGACAGCTACCTGCTGATTGGCGACGAAACCGCCCTGCCCGCCATCGCCCGTCGCCTCGAAGGCCTGGCGGCCAATCGCAAGGCGCTGGTCGTGATTGAGGTGGAAAACGGCGCCGAGCAGCAAGTGCTGGAAAGCCCGGCGCAGGTCAATGTGATCTGGGTGTTGCGCGAAGGGGGCCGGGACAACCTGCTGACCACCGTGAAGCAGTTGCAGGTGCCCAAGGGCAGTCTGTATGCGTGGGTGGCGACCGAAACGAAAGTTTCACGGCAGATTCGCCGGGTGCTGATCGATGAGCACGGGCTGGATGAGCAACTGATCAAAGCCGTCGGCTACTGGCGCGCCGAAGGCACTCCCGAAGAGGAATGAGAACCCTGTGGGAGCGAGCCTGCTCGCGAATGCGTCAGCACCTTCAACATCCATGGTGACTGACACACCGCTTTCGCGAGCAGGCTCGCTCCCACATGAACTTTAACTTCGTACTGGCCGCCAGCGATCCAGACCGATGACGATCAAGCCAATCACCACAAACCCCAGCAATATCCCCCCGGCATTGAGCAGCACCTGTGGATAACCCAACACCGCCACATCAATGAACGGATACGCATACGCGCCGAGCCAATGCCCGCGCAGCAAGGCATAGATGAAATACACCAGCGGATAAATCAGCCACACTGGCAGATGCCACCAGCGCAACGTGCCTTTCGGAACGCATCCCCACCAATAGCCAAGAAACAACAATGGCATCACGTCGTGCAGCAACTCGTCAGCGATAAATTGCCAACCCTGCGGATGCCACAAATGCCGCAGCAAAAGGCTGTAGGCCAGACCGACCACGACAATGCTCACAGCAATCCCACTGCTCACCCACGGCTGTAAAAACCAGCGACGTGCAGCGGACTCACGCTCGGTCACTGCACACGTCAGCACCGTCGCCACCAGCGTATTCGTCCATATCGTGAAGTAACTGAAAAAACTCACCAACCCGCCCAACAGGCTGGCGCCGACACTCAAGCGCGCGAAGAAAATCAGGTACAGCTGAATACCCAACCCTGCCCAGCCCAATATGGCTGCGCAGGTGATCAGGCGGCGGCGCCAACAACCGGCGTCCATGTCAGAGCGGTCGCTTGGTGCGCATCAACTTCACGTACAGACGCTCGACCTTCTCCCGCGCCCACGGGGTTTTGCGCAGGAACGTCAGGCTCGACTTGATGCTCGGATCGCTCTTGAAGCAGCGAATATCGATGCGCTCGGCCAGCCCCGACCATTCGTAATGGCTCACCAGTGCATTGAGGATCTGTTCGAGGGTGACGCCGTGCAGTGGATCGGGGGTTTGTTCGTTCATGCCAGGCCTTTGGGCGAAGTGAAAATGCAGAAGCCGCGCACCTTAGCCGAGGGGCTGGTCGGGTGGAAGGCCTGACTTCAAATGTAGGCCAACCTGAAAAGATCGCAGGCCACGACCCGCCTCACAATGCGCCCGTTTGCCGCACTGTTACCGAATCCGAAATGCTGCATGTTCACAAAAGGCCTTTGTCTTTTTGTAACAGATCATTATCCTGCCGCCCTTCCGCTGAATCGCTTCACTGCCTGCGACTTATTGAAGCACTCAGCCCGCACCCCGAAAACACCAAAAAAAGACTTAGCCATGCCCGATTTTTCCTTCTCCCGAGACAGCGCTATCTCAACCCTGCGCATCCTTGGTGGCTGCACCGCCCTCGGCCTCGCTGCTTGCGCACAAGCGGCGCCCGCCTTCGACAGCGAATCACCGTACATGCTCGGTGACTGGAACGGCACGCGCACCGAACTCTCGGAAAAAGGCTACGACTTCAAGCTCGATTACACCGGCGAAATGGGCAGCAACCTGCACGGCGGCTACGACCACGACCGCACTGCGCGTTACAGCGATCAGTTCGGCTTGGGCACGCATCTGGACCTGGAAAAGATCCTTGGCTGGGACGACGCCGAGTTTCAACTGACCATCACCAAACGCAGCGGCAACAACATCAGCAACGACCGCATCAATGACCCGCGCGTGGGTGGCTTCACCTCGGCGCAGGAAGTCTGGGGCCGTGGCCAGACCACGCGTCTGACGCAGATGTGGTACCAGCAGAAATTCTTCGATCAGACACTCGACATCAAAGTCGGCCGTTTCGGCGAAGGCGAAGACTTCAACAGCTTCCCGTGCGACTTCCAGAACCTCGCGTTCTGCGGCTCGCAGGTCGGCAACTGGGTCGGCGGCATCTGGTACAACTGGCCGGTCAGCCAATGGGCGCTGCGCGTCAAATATCACCTGACTCCTGAGCTGTACGCACAGGTCGGCGCGTACGAGCAGAACCCTTCGAACCTTGATCGCGGCAATGGCTTCAAACTCAGCGGCAGCGGCACCCAGGGCGCAATCCTGCCGATCGAACTGGTGTGGACGCCGAAACTCAACGGCCTGCCGGGTGAATATCGCGCCGGTTACTACTACAGCAACGCCAAGGCCAGCGACGTCTATAAAGACAGCCACGGCCAACCGGCCGCCCTCAGCGGCGAAGCCTACCGCAGCGCGTCGAGCAAGCACGGTGTGTGGCTGGGCATTCAGCAGCAGATCACCAGCATGGCCAGCGACAACTCGCGCGGTCTGAGCGTGTTCGCCAACGGCACCATGCACGACAAGAAAACCAACGCGATCGACAACTACGTGCAGGCCGGCATCACCTACAAAGGCCCGTTCGACGCGCGCGCCAAGGATGACATCGGTTTCGCCCTCGCCCGCGTGCACGTCAACCCGGCCTTCCGCAAAAACGCCGAAGCGAGCAATCAGGCCAACGCGGTTTACGACTATGACGATCCGTCCTTTTTGCCGCCGCAGGACACCGAATACAGCGCCGAGCTGTATTACGGCGTGCATGTAACGAACTGGCTGACCGTACGCCCCAACCTGCAATACATCCGCCACCCCGGTGGCGTGAACAACGTCGACGACGCCCTGATCGGCGGGATCAAGATCCAGTCCTCGTTCTAAAAAATTACTGAGATCCAATGTGGGAGCGAGCCTGCTCGCGAAAGCAATTTCAACTTCACCAAAGAAGTCGTCTGACACACCGCTTTCGCGAGCAGGCTCGCTCCCACATGAAATTCGTTAGCCAGACAAGTTTTTATCTGAACCATGCCTGTGCCAAATCGTCATCTAAAGTGACTACAGCGCGGGACTACATAAAACGTCACGGAGAATCACACTATGAGCACCGAAAGTGCTTCGAGTCGGGGCCGTTTGCTACCGAGCCTGCTCGGCATTCTGCTTCTACTGATGGGCCTGGCCATGTTGGCCGGTGGGGTCAAGCTGAGCATGCTTGGCGGCTCGCTGTACTACCTGCTGGCCGGTATTGGCATTGCGCTGAGCGGCATCCTGCTGCTGATGCGCCGTCGCGCAGCGCTGGGCCTGTACGCCATCGTTCTGTTCGCCAGCACCGTTTGGGCGCTGTGGGAAGTCGGTCTGGACTGGTGGCAACTGGTGCCACGTCTGGCCCTGTGGTTTGTCCTCGGCTTCGTGATGCTGCTGCCGTGGTTCCGTCGTCCACTGCTGCTTGACGGCCCGGCGCCGATGGGCACTCGCGGCCTGACCGTGGCCGTGGTGCTGGCCGGCCTCACTGCGCTGATCAGCCTGTTCACCCATCCGGGCGAAACCTTCGGCGAACTGGGTCGCGACACCGCAGACACCACCAGCACCGCACCAGCGATGCCGGATGGCGACTGGCAGGCCTATGGCCGCACCGAATTCGGTGACCGTTACTCGCCGCTGAAGCAGATCACCCCGGCCAACGTCGGCAAGCTGCAAGAAGCCTGGCGCATCCAGACCGGCGACCTGCCAACGGCGGATGACCCGGTCGAGCTGACCAACGAAAACACTCCGCTGAAAGCCAACGGCATGATCTACGCCTGCACCGCGCACAGCAAAGTGTTGGCCCTGGATCCGGACACCGGCAAAGAACTGTGGCGCTTCGACCCGCAGATCAAGAGCCCGGTCGGCTTCAAAGGCTTCGCGCACATGACCTGCCGTGGCGTGTCGTACTACGACGAAGCCGCTTACGCGAAAACTGAAAACGCAGCCTCGGCGGTGATTTCCGAAGCTGGCAAAGCCGTTGCTCAGGCCTGCCCGCGTCGTCTGTACCTGCCAACCGCTGATGCCCGTCTGATCGCTCTGAACGCCGACACCGGCAAGATCTGCGAAGGCTTCGGCAACAAAGGCGTGGTTGACCTGACCCAAGGCATCGGCCCGTTCACCGCTGGTGGTTACTACTCCACCTCGCCAGCGGCGATTACCCGTGATCTGGTGATCATGGGCGGTCACGTCACCGACAACGAATCGACCAACGAGCCATCGGGCGTGATTCGCGCTTTCGACGTGCGCGACGGCCACCTCGTATGGAACTGGGACAGCGACAAGCCAGACGCCACCGAGCCTTTGGCTCCGGGCGAAACCTACAGCCGCAACTCGGCCAACATGTGGTCGCTGGCCAGCGTCGACGAAAAACTCGGCATGGTCTACCTGCCACTGGGCAACCAGACCCCAGACCAGTGGGGCGCTGACCGCACCCCGGGCGCCGAGAAATTCAGCGCCGGCGTCGTAGCCCTCGACCTGGCCACCGGTAAAGTGCGCTGGAACTACCAGTTCACCCACCACGACCTGTGGGACATGGACGTTGGCAGCCAGCCAACCCTGCTCGACATGAAAACCGCCGACGGCGTGAAACCGGCGCTGATCGCTCCGACCAAACAGGGCAGC includes:
- a CDS encoding glucose/quinate/shikimate family membrane-bound PQQ-dependent dehydrogenase, with the translated sequence MSTESASSRGRLLPSLLGILLLLMGLAMLAGGVKLSMLGGSLYYLLAGIGIALSGILLLMRRRAALGLYAIVLFASTVWALWEVGLDWWQLVPRLALWFVLGFVMLLPWFRRPLLLDGPAPMGTRGLTVAVVLAGLTALISLFTHPGETFGELGRDTADTTSTAPAMPDGDWQAYGRTEFGDRYSPLKQITPANVGKLQEAWRIQTGDLPTADDPVELTNENTPLKANGMIYACTAHSKVLALDPDTGKELWRFDPQIKSPVGFKGFAHMTCRGVSYYDEAAYAKTENAASAVISEAGKAVAQACPRRLYLPTADARLIALNADTGKICEGFGNKGVVDLTQGIGPFTAGGYYSTSPAAITRDLVIMGGHVTDNESTNEPSGVIRAFDVRDGHLVWNWDSDKPDATEPLAPGETYSRNSANMWSLASVDEKLGMVYLPLGNQTPDQWGADRTPGAEKFSAGVVALDLATGKVRWNYQFTHHDLWDMDVGSQPTLLDMKTADGVKPALIAPTKQGSLYVLDRRDGTPIIPIKEIPVPQGAVKGDHTAPTQARSDLNLLAPELTEKAMWGASPFDQMLCRIQFKELRYEGQYTPPSEQGSLIYPGNVGVFNWGGVSVDPVRQMLFTSPNYMAFVSKMVPREQVAAGSKRESETAGVQPNTGAPYAVIMHPFMSPLGVPCQAPAWGYVAGIDLTTGKVVWKRKNGTSRDSSPIPIGFTLGVPSMGGSMVTAGGVGFLSGTLDQYLRAYDVNSGKELWKSRLPAGGQATPMTYTGKDGKQYVLLVVGGHGSLGTKMGDYVIAYKLPE
- a CDS encoding Pr6Pr family membrane protein, coding for MDAGCWRRRLITCAAILGWAGLGIQLYLIFFARLSVGASLLGGLVSFFSYFTIWTNTLVATVLTCAVTERESAARRWFLQPWVSSGIAVSIVVVGLAYSLLLRHLWHPQGWQFIADELLHDVMPLLFLGYWWGCVPKGTLRWWHLPVWLIYPLVYFIYALLRGHWLGAYAYPFIDVAVLGYPQVLLNAGGILLGFVVIGLIVIGLDRWRPVRS
- a CDS encoding siderophore-interacting protein; protein product: MTAVDTQTIHRVMHEIKRRKLEVLRVVDLTPRMRRITLGGPELAGFISLGTDDHVKLLFPQNAEQVAALETMVLGAGKDDGPKPEMRDYTPRRYDLDALELDIDFVLHGDGPASTWAEQAKPGQFLHIGGPRGSMIVPDIFDSYLLIGDETALPAIARRLEGLAANRKALVVIEVENGAEQQVLESPAQVNVIWVLREGGRDNLLTTVKQLQVPKGSLYAWVATETKVSRQIRRVLIDEHGLDEQLIKAVGYWRAEGTPEEE
- a CDS encoding VF530 family DNA-binding protein — translated: MNEQTPDPLHGVTLEQILNALVSHYEWSGLAERIDIRCFKSDPSIKSSLTFLRKTPWAREKVERLYVKLMRTKRPL
- a CDS encoding carbohydrate porin — translated: MPDFSFSRDSAISTLRILGGCTALGLAACAQAAPAFDSESPYMLGDWNGTRTELSEKGYDFKLDYTGEMGSNLHGGYDHDRTARYSDQFGLGTHLDLEKILGWDDAEFQLTITKRSGNNISNDRINDPRVGGFTSAQEVWGRGQTTRLTQMWYQQKFFDQTLDIKVGRFGEGEDFNSFPCDFQNLAFCGSQVGNWVGGIWYNWPVSQWALRVKYHLTPELYAQVGAYEQNPSNLDRGNGFKLSGSGTQGAILPIELVWTPKLNGLPGEYRAGYYYSNAKASDVYKDSHGQPAALSGEAYRSASSKHGVWLGIQQQITSMASDNSRGLSVFANGTMHDKKTNAIDNYVQAGITYKGPFDARAKDDIGFALARVHVNPAFRKNAEASNQANAVYDYDDPSFLPPQDTEYSAELYYGVHVTNWLTVRPNLQYIRHPGGVNNVDDALIGGIKIQSSF
- a CDS encoding PadR family transcriptional regulator; translation: MRDHHSPHREHGDGRDGFEKRPGRERGGRGPRVFAPGDLKLLLLALVAEQPCHGYDLIRQIEGMFDGAYSPSPGVIYPTLTFLEESELITGDAEGGKKRYSVTEAGRLSLSEQAVALDGVRMRIDVSKRSLRGHDRPPEIHEAVHNLRHALQMHHGRWSADEILRVRDLLNDTAKAIVDGPAVQPAPEKAE